Proteins from a single region of Nakamurella deserti:
- the eccD gene encoding type VII secretion integral membrane protein EccD has product MHDATSTTHRRVAVMVPTGRVDLVVPAELTVADLVPVVLELGRVAADTSGHGWHLGRVGRPALDPERSLPAAGVRDGDLLDLRPSTLSGVAPVFDEITDAAAAVAADSIHARRSFARPSALATAALLLALSVVQAWTGGSAASSAAVAVVLLVAACRVARRMRDHPVAVVLGSAAVGFSAAAVAVWAPGPDVATAVAATVAGVALVATRLVAAGRPVFVALAGTGLMVSAGRAASQLLSWSSTEAAAIAVVVAVAVLPLVPRVASRATGLRRAAWSGRAGVSGDGLPAVMASARRAVDTVAGLYAAVSVLGCGAGTVLTGAGGLAVVLGVVVPLVFLLRTRSVAVPTQAAALGLPAVLSLLVGGALIVRQLSVSPGVMTVGGVIVACMLLAVGRHEAGHHRPPSWGRVPRFVEGVSVLSVVPLAVAVVDGYRAVRHW; this is encoded by the coding sequence ATGCACGACGCCACCTCGACGACGCACCGCCGTGTCGCGGTCATGGTTCCGACGGGGAGGGTCGATCTGGTGGTTCCGGCGGAGCTCACGGTTGCCGATCTGGTGCCGGTCGTGCTCGAACTCGGTCGGGTCGCCGCCGACACCAGCGGGCACGGCTGGCACCTCGGACGGGTCGGCCGTCCGGCACTGGACCCAGAACGGTCGCTACCCGCTGCGGGCGTCCGGGACGGCGACCTGCTCGACCTGCGGCCGTCGACCCTCAGCGGGGTGGCGCCCGTTTTCGACGAGATCACCGATGCAGCGGCGGCTGTCGCCGCCGACAGCATCCACGCCCGGCGCAGCTTCGCTCGGCCGTCGGCGCTCGCCACCGCAGCGCTGCTGCTGGCGTTGTCCGTCGTGCAGGCCTGGACCGGCGGCAGCGCCGCCTCCAGCGCCGCCGTGGCCGTCGTCCTGCTGGTCGCGGCCTGCCGCGTCGCCCGGCGGATGCGGGACCACCCGGTCGCTGTCGTCCTCGGGTCCGCGGCGGTGGGTTTCAGTGCGGCGGCGGTCGCGGTGTGGGCACCGGGACCGGACGTTGCGACGGCGGTCGCCGCGACGGTGGCCGGCGTCGCTCTCGTGGCGACGCGGCTAGTGGCCGCGGGTCGGCCCGTGTTCGTGGCGCTGGCCGGAACCGGCCTGATGGTGAGCGCCGGACGTGCTGCGTCGCAATTACTCTCGTGGTCGTCGACCGAGGCCGCCGCGATCGCCGTCGTGGTGGCCGTGGCGGTGCTACCGCTGGTGCCGCGGGTCGCATCACGGGCCACCGGTCTGCGGCGGGCGGCCTGGTCGGGGCGAGCCGGCGTGTCCGGTGACGGGTTGCCCGCGGTGATGGCGTCGGCCCGTCGCGCGGTGGACACGGTGGCGGGTCTGTACGCCGCGGTCTCCGTGCTCGGGTGCGGCGCCGGTACCGTCCTCACCGGTGCGGGCGGCCTGGCTGTGGTGCTGGGGGTGGTCGTTCCGCTGGTGTTCCTGCTGCGGACGCGGTCGGTCGCCGTTCCCACGCAGGCGGCGGCGCTGGGTCTGCCGGCGGTCCTGTCCCTGCTGGTGGGCGGCGCGCTGATCGTCCGGCAGCTGTCGGTGTCGCCGGGGGTCATGACGGTGGGTGGCGTCATCGTGGCGTGCATGCTGCTCGCGGTCGGGCGGCACGAGGCGGGGCACCACCGGCCGCCGTCGTGGGGTCGGGTCCCGCGGTTCGTGGAGGGGGTATCGGTGCTGTCGGTGGTTCCACTGGCGGTGGCCGTCGTGGACGGCTACCGCGCGGTCCGTCACTGGTGA
- the eccB gene encoding type VII secretion protein EccB, which yields MIGPAQLRAHRYARRRMDLALTVGTTSPTVDPGRLARRSTVASFGLALALLAGAGVIAAVRPAPDWSAAEVLVDTGSGAVYLNRDGVLHPALNLVSALLAADTPVAPEPLQVSGADIEGVPRGPLIGIAGAPAELPTRDRLITTGWTLCVQSAADGSSSTTAVFGAPAPGISMPASTAALVRTDDRAGGSADHLIWAGRSIPVDPTDRALTDALGVTGASPRPVDGALTSVLPAVAAPTAPVPSGAGGRADVEITDAAGDPVPVGAVLRTEQADGRMTLHLLHRDGVESLTPVVADLAAARIGSGVVPVQGWQVAALPDTQEPPTVTTALPPTAPRLVPADDSLCATWQGTTAGWGLSAGGALEGTSVSAPGSRVDRILMPPGAGAVVRVVDAAGDADPVDRLITGAGVVYPLGAEVATRLGLTDDGATPPAVPAALVGLLSAGPPLTVESAGVAWDPGEITGVPTAAPTTGPSPQPAEGP from the coding sequence GTGATCGGACCCGCACAACTGCGGGCACACCGCTACGCGCGGCGCCGGATGGACCTCGCGTTGACCGTGGGCACGACATCACCCACGGTCGATCCCGGCCGCCTCGCCCGGCGGAGCACGGTGGCGTCGTTCGGCCTGGCCCTCGCCTTGTTGGCCGGTGCCGGGGTGATCGCCGCGGTCCGTCCGGCACCGGACTGGTCCGCCGCGGAAGTGCTGGTCGACACCGGCTCGGGAGCGGTGTATCTCAACCGCGACGGAGTCCTGCACCCCGCGCTGAACCTGGTGTCGGCGCTCCTGGCGGCAGACACACCCGTCGCGCCGGAGCCCCTGCAGGTGTCGGGCGCCGACATCGAGGGTGTGCCCCGCGGGCCGCTGATCGGCATCGCGGGGGCCCCTGCGGAACTGCCGACGAGGGACCGGTTGATCACCACCGGGTGGACGCTGTGCGTGCAGTCGGCCGCTGACGGGTCGAGCTCGACCACGGCAGTCTTCGGGGCCCCCGCGCCGGGGATCTCGATGCCGGCGAGCACTGCCGCACTGGTGAGGACTGACGACCGCGCCGGCGGATCGGCGGATCACCTGATCTGGGCGGGCCGCAGCATCCCGGTCGACCCGACCGACCGCGCGCTGACCGACGCGCTCGGCGTCACCGGGGCATCTCCACGACCGGTGGATGGCGCCCTGACGTCGGTACTGCCCGCCGTCGCCGCGCCCACGGCCCCCGTGCCGAGCGGCGCCGGCGGCCGCGCCGACGTCGAGATCACCGATGCAGCCGGTGATCCCGTCCCGGTCGGAGCGGTGCTGCGTACTGAACAGGCGGACGGGCGCATGACGCTGCATCTGCTGCACCGGGACGGTGTGGAATCCCTGACACCGGTGGTGGCCGACCTCGCGGCCGCCCGGATCGGCTCCGGTGTGGTCCCCGTCCAGGGATGGCAGGTCGCCGCGCTGCCCGACACCCAGGAGCCGCCGACGGTCACCACGGCGCTTCCCCCGACGGCCCCCCGGCTCGTCCCGGCGGACGACTCCCTCTGTGCGACGTGGCAGGGCACCACCGCTGGTTGGGGCCTCAGCGCCGGAGGTGCGCTCGAGGGCACGTCCGTCAGCGCGCCCGGCAGCCGGGTGGACCGCATCCTGATGCCGCCGGGCGCCGGCGCGGTCGTGCGGGTCGTCGACGCCGCCGGGGACGCCGATCCGGTCGACCGCCTGATCACCGGAGCCGGGGTGGTGTACCCACTCGGCGCGGAGGTGGCCACGCGGTTGGGCCTGACCGACGACGGCGCGACGCCTCCAGCGGTTCCCGCCGCCCTCGTCGGCCTGCTCTCGGCGGGACCGCCGCTGACTGTGGAGAGTGCGGGTGTCGCGTGGGATCCCGGTGAGATCACGGGCGTGCCGACGGCCGCGCCCACCACGGGGCCGTCCCCGCAACCCGCGGAAGGACCCTGA
- the rpsI gene encoding 30S ribosomal protein S9 yields MEGTEGPVDGDTDAPPSVTSAPLRIVVDRPIQTVGRRKEAVVRVRLTSGTGEFTLNGRTLDSYFPNKVHQQLIKEPLVTLEKAESFDIHATLVGGGITGQAGALRLAIARALIDLDVNDRPPLKKAGFLSRDARVKERKKYGLKKARKAPQYSKR; encoded by the coding sequence CTGGAAGGCACGGAGGGCCCCGTCGACGGCGACACCGACGCCCCGCCGTCGGTCACCTCGGCCCCGCTCCGCATCGTCGTCGACCGTCCGATCCAGACCGTCGGTCGTCGCAAGGAAGCCGTGGTCCGGGTCCGCCTGACCTCCGGCACCGGCGAGTTCACGCTCAACGGCCGCACCCTGGATTCGTACTTCCCGAACAAGGTGCACCAGCAGCTGATCAAGGAGCCGCTGGTCACCCTGGAGAAGGCGGAATCCTTCGACATCCACGCCACGCTCGTCGGTGGCGGCATCACCGGACAGGCCGGCGCGCTGCGTCTGGCGATCGCGCGTGCGCTGATCGACCTCGACGTCAACGACCGCCCCCCGCTGAAGAAGGCCGGCTTCCTGAGCCGCGACGCCCGCGTCAAGGAGCGGAAGAAGTACGGTCTCAAGAAGGCCCGTAAGGCTCCGCAGTACTCGAAGCGGTAA
- the glmM gene encoding phosphoglucosamine mutase, with protein sequence MARLFGTDGVRGLANVELTPETALRLATSAAFVLSEARAQGRLASGTRATAVVGRDPRASGEMLEAAVAAGLASAGTDVILLGVLPTPAVAFLTDHLGADLGVVISASHNAMPDNGIKIFGAGGVKLPDAVEDAIEAGMGSGHPLPVGAGIGRITTADEPARRYLDHLLLVTPHPLAGLTVVVDCAHGAASTVAPEAYRRAGATVIVIAGEPDGLNINDGVGSTHLDHLRAAVVAHGADLGIAHDGDADRCLAVDATGNVVDGDPILAILATAMHSRGELADATVVTTVMANLGFHQAMRAEGIRVRTTGVGDRYVLEEMRAGNYSLGGEQSGHIVLAQHATTGDGLLTALYLMAQMAQTGTSLAELASVVTKFPQVLLNVRVADKAAVASSVQVAEAVEAAEVELGNSGRVLLRPSGTEALVRVMVEAPTAEAASGIAERLAAVVGRQ encoded by the coding sequence ATGGCGAGACTGTTCGGCACAGACGGAGTACGCGGTCTGGCCAACGTCGAACTGACGCCCGAAACGGCCCTGCGCCTCGCGACCTCGGCGGCATTCGTGCTGTCCGAGGCCCGGGCGCAGGGCCGTTTGGCGTCAGGGACACGGGCCACGGCCGTCGTCGGTCGCGACCCCCGGGCCAGCGGCGAGATGTTGGAGGCGGCGGTCGCCGCCGGCCTGGCCTCGGCCGGCACCGACGTGATTCTGCTCGGCGTTCTGCCGACGCCCGCGGTCGCGTTCCTCACCGACCACCTCGGGGCCGACCTCGGGGTGGTCATCTCCGCGTCGCACAATGCGATGCCGGACAACGGCATCAAGATCTTCGGTGCCGGCGGGGTCAAGCTGCCCGACGCCGTCGAGGACGCGATCGAGGCCGGCATGGGATCCGGTCACCCGCTGCCCGTGGGCGCCGGGATCGGCCGCATCACCACGGCGGACGAGCCGGCCCGGCGCTACCTCGACCACCTGCTGCTGGTCACCCCGCATCCGTTGGCCGGTCTGACCGTGGTGGTCGACTGCGCCCACGGCGCCGCCTCCACGGTCGCGCCCGAGGCGTACCGGCGAGCCGGTGCCACCGTCATCGTGATCGCCGGGGAGCCCGACGGTCTGAACATCAACGACGGCGTCGGCTCCACCCACCTCGACCACCTCCGAGCCGCTGTCGTCGCTCACGGCGCCGACCTCGGCATCGCCCACGACGGTGACGCCGACCGCTGCCTCGCCGTCGATGCGACCGGCAACGTCGTCGACGGTGACCCGATCCTGGCCATCCTCGCCACCGCCATGCACAGCCGCGGTGAACTCGCCGACGCCACGGTCGTCACCACCGTGATGGCCAACCTCGGTTTCCACCAGGCCATGCGGGCCGAGGGGATCCGGGTCCGAACCACCGGTGTGGGTGACCGTTACGTGCTCGAGGAGATGCGCGCCGGCAACTACAGCCTCGGCGGCGAGCAATCCGGTCACATCGTGCTCGCCCAGCACGCCACCACCGGCGACGGGCTGCTGACCGCCCTCTACCTGATGGCCCAGATGGCGCAGACGGGCACGTCACTCGCCGAGCTGGCCTCCGTGGTCACCAAGTTCCCGCAGGTGCTGCTCAACGTCCGCGTGGCCGACAAGGCCGCCGTCGCGTCCTCGGTCCAGGTCGCCGAGGCCGTGGAGGCCGCCGAGGTCGAGCTCGGGAACTCTGGGCGGGTACTGCTGCGTCCCTCCGGCACCGAGGCTCTGGTGCGGGTGATGGTCGAAGCGCCGACCGCGGAAGCAGCGTCGGGAATCGCCGAACGCCTCGCCGCGGTGGTCGGCCGGCAGTGA
- the rplM gene encoding 50S ribosomal protein L13, with amino-acid sequence MRTFSPKPGDITRAWHVIDATDVVLGRLASQAAQLLRGKHKAIFAPHVDTGDFVVIINADKVAVSGNKKNTKILYTHSGYPGGLSQRTVGQMLETKPERLVEKAITGMLPHGPLGRSLSSKLKVYAGPNHPHAAQKPAPFEISQVSQ; translated from the coding sequence ATGCGTACGTTCAGCCCGAAGCCCGGTGACATCACCCGCGCCTGGCACGTCATCGACGCCACCGACGTCGTTCTCGGCCGACTGGCCAGCCAGGCGGCGCAGCTCCTGCGTGGCAAGCACAAGGCGATCTTCGCGCCCCACGTCGACACCGGTGACTTCGTCGTCATCATCAACGCGGACAAGGTCGCGGTGTCGGGTAACAAGAAGAACACCAAGATCCTCTACACGCACTCCGGTTACCCGGGTGGTCTGAGCCAGCGCACCGTCGGCCAGATGCTCGAGACCAAGCCCGAGCGTCTCGTGGAGAAGGCCATCACCGGCATGCTCCCGCACGGTCCGCTCGGCCGCAGCCTCTCGAGCAAGCTGAAGGTCTACGCCGGCCCGAACCACCCGCACGCCGCGCAGAAGCCCGCGCCCTTCGAGATCAGCCAGGTCTCCCAGTGA
- the eccCb gene encoding type VII secretion protein EccCb: MSDAEKVKEATDVTVPPLPVLEPPAPRSVFVVILPAVMLAGTVGFLVIGGGGTTSLLMGGLMVVSLVGMMIAGGGRQTQPAATVAAERDRFLRRLERSRAAVDAAEAEHRATDRRRHPHADALVVAGGGAGAPRSAVRVGTGAVPAVVSCVRPADDPDTEPEPFAVLARRWFLEARAETPDMPLTVDLRPGVVVSVSGSRAADLVRGMVLRCARAAGPTDCRIAVFVADDVTGWDWLKWLPHHRGGVDHDQPLRTADVGRLLRWIDRPGRAARTVVVLVSPPAGIVEMLAVADRLPVVAVVVDGLGTSTVPGAVALHATATALYRQRSGGLVRWGTPDLVGAAMADVAARALAGPPHAAPPGGMSGGGHPVPDLVALLGLRAAADHRPETHQTAAGRDLLRIPIGTDDAGTPVHLDLKEAALGGMGPHGLVIGATGSGKSELLRTIVLALVVTHGPATLNVVLIDFKGGAAFLGLEGLPHVAAVITNLADEAVLVERMRDALNGELRRRQQLLRTAGASSTVEYQRIRTYTPALPALPTLVVVCDEFTELLVQQPDLAETFVALGRLGRSLGVHLILASQRLEEGRMRGLDAHLSFRIALKTFSAADSRAVLGDDAAYRLPTTPGVGYLKDGAETAYRFTAAFVSGAVAAPEPARVRSVAAAVRLFGAVPRAGRPADDAPPAPPTAADPGTPSLLQFWVSRLLAHGPRATAIWLPPLDKAPPIDDLAVGTDPLDLRVPVGLIDRPFDQRRDLLWADFTGSTGHALVVGGARSGKTTLLTSMLLALSRGHGPDRIHCHVLDLGGGGLTPLAGLPQVGSVGRRGDPRLVHRMLAQLAAELGDREASGTGESGGHDRPDVFLVIDGWATFRAAFEELEPTVTALVQRGLAHGIHVILATARWADVRPAMRDLMTLRFELRLGDPAESEIDRRRAAGVPARTPGRGLTADGLHFLVAPPGPLGAREAVEELISQRRTRWPGAGVPPIRLLPATVAVRDLPRPRAEAVAGVPIGVAESDLRTVGVDVAAEPFLLVWGDGGSGRTSFLRTFATTVAARWSPTQARFLIVDHRRTLLGRLPEPWLAGHSTAPRATAGLIADAVELLTGRLPSGDVRAEQLRDRGWWTGADLFVLVDDYDLVAAGANPLLPLLDLLPHARDIGLHIVVCRRAAGGGRALYDPLLQQMRELGASGLVLSGPPDEGPLHGDRRAAPQPPGRGFFVTRTSSELIQLALADD, encoded by the coding sequence ATGAGCGACGCCGAAAAGGTCAAGGAAGCAACGGATGTCACCGTGCCGCCGCTTCCTGTCCTGGAGCCCCCGGCACCGCGCAGTGTCTTCGTCGTGATCCTCCCGGCGGTGATGCTCGCCGGCACCGTCGGCTTCCTCGTCATCGGTGGCGGCGGGACCACCTCCCTGCTCATGGGCGGTCTGATGGTCGTGTCGCTGGTGGGCATGATGATCGCCGGCGGGGGGCGGCAGACACAGCCCGCCGCGACCGTGGCCGCCGAACGTGACCGCTTCCTGCGGCGACTGGAGCGGTCCCGCGCCGCGGTCGACGCCGCCGAGGCCGAGCACCGTGCGACCGACCGCCGTCGGCATCCGCACGCCGACGCGTTGGTCGTCGCCGGCGGCGGTGCAGGTGCGCCACGCTCGGCCGTCCGGGTGGGCACCGGGGCGGTTCCGGCGGTGGTGTCGTGTGTCCGGCCCGCCGACGACCCGGACACCGAACCCGAGCCCTTCGCGGTTCTCGCCCGCCGGTGGTTCCTCGAAGCGCGGGCCGAAACTCCGGACATGCCGCTGACCGTCGACCTGCGCCCCGGCGTCGTCGTGTCCGTGTCCGGTTCGCGCGCAGCGGATCTGGTGCGTGGGATGGTGCTGCGGTGCGCGCGGGCCGCCGGGCCGACCGACTGCCGTATCGCGGTGTTCGTCGCCGACGACGTCACCGGGTGGGACTGGCTCAAGTGGCTTCCGCACCACCGCGGCGGCGTCGACCACGATCAGCCGTTGCGGACCGCTGACGTCGGCCGGCTCCTCCGGTGGATCGACCGACCAGGCAGGGCCGCTCGGACGGTGGTGGTGCTGGTGTCACCGCCGGCCGGGATCGTCGAGATGCTCGCCGTCGCGGATCGGCTCCCGGTCGTGGCCGTCGTCGTCGACGGGCTCGGCACCTCGACGGTCCCCGGTGCTGTCGCACTGCATGCCACCGCCACCGCTCTGTACCGCCAGCGCAGTGGCGGGCTCGTCCGTTGGGGCACACCGGATCTCGTGGGAGCCGCCATGGCCGACGTCGCGGCGCGCGCGCTCGCCGGTCCGCCGCACGCTGCGCCTCCCGGTGGCATGTCCGGAGGCGGGCACCCGGTACCCGATCTGGTGGCGCTGCTCGGTCTGCGGGCGGCTGCGGACCACCGGCCCGAAACCCACCAGACCGCCGCCGGCCGCGACCTCCTGCGGATCCCCATCGGCACCGACGATGCCGGTACGCCGGTGCATCTCGACCTCAAGGAAGCCGCGCTCGGCGGCATGGGACCGCACGGACTCGTGATCGGCGCGACCGGATCCGGTAAGTCGGAGCTCCTGCGGACGATCGTGCTGGCTCTGGTGGTCACGCACGGCCCCGCCACCCTGAACGTGGTTCTGATCGACTTCAAAGGTGGGGCGGCGTTTCTCGGTCTCGAAGGACTGCCGCACGTCGCAGCGGTGATCACGAACCTGGCTGACGAGGCGGTGCTGGTCGAGCGGATGCGAGATGCGCTGAACGGCGAGCTGCGCCGACGGCAGCAGTTGTTGCGCACCGCGGGTGCGTCGTCGACCGTCGAGTACCAGCGGATCCGCACGTACACGCCTGCACTGCCGGCGCTGCCGACACTCGTGGTGGTCTGTGACGAGTTCACCGAACTGCTCGTCCAACAGCCCGATCTCGCCGAGACCTTCGTCGCACTCGGTCGTCTCGGGCGGTCTCTGGGAGTCCACCTGATCCTGGCGTCGCAACGGCTCGAGGAGGGGCGGATGCGGGGGCTCGATGCGCACCTGTCGTTCCGCATCGCGCTGAAGACGTTCTCCGCCGCCGATTCACGGGCCGTGCTGGGCGACGACGCGGCGTACCGGTTGCCGACCACTCCGGGTGTCGGCTACCTCAAGGACGGCGCGGAGACGGCATACCGTTTCACCGCCGCCTTCGTCTCCGGTGCGGTCGCGGCCCCGGAGCCCGCGCGCGTGCGGTCGGTGGCCGCGGCCGTGCGGCTCTTCGGTGCGGTGCCGCGCGCCGGGCGACCCGCCGACGACGCGCCGCCCGCTCCGCCGACTGCGGCCGATCCGGGAACGCCCTCCCTGCTCCAATTCTGGGTGTCGCGTCTGCTGGCACACGGCCCCCGGGCCACCGCCATCTGGCTCCCGCCCCTCGACAAGGCTCCTCCGATCGACGATCTGGCGGTCGGGACGGATCCCCTCGACCTGCGGGTCCCCGTCGGACTCATCGACCGGCCCTTCGATCAGCGGCGTGACCTGTTGTGGGCCGATTTCACCGGCAGCACCGGGCACGCTCTCGTCGTGGGTGGCGCCCGGTCGGGCAAGACGACCCTGCTGACGTCGATGCTGCTGGCCCTCAGTCGCGGGCACGGACCGGACCGTATCCATTGCCACGTCTTGGATCTCGGTGGCGGCGGACTCACGCCGTTGGCCGGACTGCCGCAGGTCGGCTCCGTCGGTCGCCGTGGTGACCCCCGGCTGGTGCACCGGATGCTGGCCCAACTCGCGGCCGAGCTGGGAGACCGCGAGGCGTCCGGGACGGGGGAGTCGGGTGGCCACGACCGTCCCGACGTCTTCCTGGTCATCGACGGCTGGGCGACGTTCCGTGCCGCGTTCGAGGAGCTCGAGCCCACGGTCACCGCTCTGGTGCAACGGGGGTTGGCCCACGGCATCCACGTCATCCTGGCCACGGCGCGCTGGGCGGACGTCCGTCCCGCGATGAGGGACCTGATGACGCTGCGTTTCGAGCTGCGGCTCGGCGATCCGGCCGAGTCGGAGATCGACCGGCGGCGCGCGGCGGGCGTGCCTGCGCGGACACCGGGCCGCGGCCTCACCGCCGACGGGTTGCACTTCCTGGTGGCGCCGCCTGGTCCGCTCGGCGCCCGGGAGGCGGTCGAGGAGCTGATCAGCCAGCGCCGGACCCGGTGGCCGGGCGCCGGTGTTCCGCCGATCCGGCTGCTGCCGGCGACGGTCGCGGTCCGGGACCTGCCCCGCCCCCGGGCGGAGGCTGTCGCGGGCGTACCCATCGGAGTCGCGGAGTCCGACCTCCGCACCGTGGGCGTCGATGTCGCCGCCGAACCGTTCCTGCTGGTCTGGGGAGACGGTGGCAGCGGCCGGACCTCGTTCCTCCGGACCTTCGCCACGACGGTCGCGGCCCGGTGGTCCCCGACGCAGGCACGATTCCTGATCGTCGACCACCGCCGGACCCTGCTGGGACGCCTGCCCGAGCCGTGGCTCGCCGGTCATTCCACCGCACCCCGCGCCACCGCGGGACTCATCGCCGACGCGGTCGAGCTCTTGACCGGCCGCCTGCCGTCCGGCGACGTCCGCGCCGAGCAGCTCCGTGACCGCGGTTGGTGGACGGGCGCTGACCTCTTCGTGCTCGTGGACGACTACGACCTCGTGGCGGCGGGGGCCAATCCACTGCTGCCCCTGCTGGACCTGCTGCCCCACGCGCGGGACATCGGTCTGCACATCGTGGTCTGTCGACGCGCCGCCGGAGGCGGCCGCGCTCTCTACGACCCGCTGCTGCAGCAGATGCGTGAGTTGGGGGCGAGTGGACTCGTACTGTCCGGACCGCCCGACGAGGGCCCGCTGCACGGCGACCGGCGTGCCGCTCCACAACCACCCGGCCGGGGGTTCTTCGTCACCCGCACCTCGTCGGAGCTGATCCAGCTCGCCCTGGCCGACGACTGA
- a CDS encoding WXG100 family type VII secretion target: MSSGSPILVDYNQLTAAEVAMAASQRQIAAALAELDSDLAPLLATWEGDGKQAYLRQQTKWNAAADELNRTLAAVHVTVGEANRRYLATDQRVAAAWSGL, translated from the coding sequence ATGTCCAGTGGCTCACCCATCCTGGTCGACTACAACCAGTTGACCGCTGCGGAGGTCGCCATGGCGGCGTCCCAGCGGCAGATCGCCGCCGCACTCGCCGAACTCGACAGCGACCTCGCGCCGCTGCTCGCCACCTGGGAGGGCGACGGCAAGCAGGCCTACCTGCGGCAGCAGACGAAATGGAACGCCGCGGCCGACGAGCTGAACCGCACGCTCGCTGCGGTGCACGTCACGGTCGGCGAGGCCAACCGCCGGTACCTGGCCACCGACCAGCGGGTGGCCGCCGCTTGGTCCGGTCTCTGA
- a CDS encoding hemerythrin domain-containing protein, producing the protein MSADAERPTPDEPAADPLPMIQRYTPGVPYVHGMTISHRIFRTGLGVLPALVRSVRPGDRDHARRLRRHYDMVSSSLDRHHGYEDEHIWPTIVERAPADAALAHRMETQHARVAQHLAALPTAWDAFQDDPQPATGEPLADRLDALCAALNEHLDDEEQHLLPLLQRYLSVEEWNAFSTYATKATRPYHLLLEGGMIYRQMSPEEMADMTRLEPAAMWGIKLVSRPVYRRYERRLTTPTRRRSRRPALSRH; encoded by the coding sequence ATGTCCGCAGACGCTGAGCGACCCACTCCCGACGAGCCGGCCGCCGACCCGCTCCCGATGATCCAGCGTTACACCCCTGGCGTGCCGTACGTCCACGGCATGACCATCTCGCACCGCATCTTCCGGACCGGCCTGGGTGTGCTACCCGCACTGGTCCGCTCGGTCCGTCCCGGAGACCGCGACCACGCCCGACGGCTGCGCCGCCACTACGACATGGTGTCGTCCTCGTTGGACCGCCACCACGGCTACGAGGACGAACACATCTGGCCCACGATCGTGGAACGGGCGCCGGCCGACGCCGCCCTGGCGCACCGCATGGAGACGCAGCACGCGAGGGTGGCCCAGCATCTCGCCGCCCTCCCGACGGCGTGGGACGCGTTCCAGGACGACCCGCAGCCCGCGACCGGCGAGCCGCTCGCGGACCGGCTCGACGCGCTGTGCGCGGCACTGAACGAGCACCTCGACGACGAGGAGCAGCACCTGCTGCCGCTCCTCCAGCGGTATCTCAGCGTCGAGGAGTGGAACGCCTTCAGCACCTACGCCACGAAGGCGACCCGTCCGTACCATCTGCTCCTCGAGGGCGGCATGATCTACCGCCAGATGTCGCCGGAGGAGATGGCCGACATGACCAGGCTGGAGCCCGCTGCGATGTGGGGCATCAAGCTGGTCAGCCGTCCGGTCTACCGCCGCTACGAGCGCCGGCTGACCACACCGACCAGGCGACGGTCGCGACGGCCGGCGTTGTCACGCCACTGA